A part of Arachis hypogaea cultivar Tifrunner chromosome 12, arahy.Tifrunner.gnm2.J5K5, whole genome shotgun sequence genomic DNA contains:
- the LOC112727608 gene encoding protein N-terminal glutamine amidohydrolase: MVLDWKGADQGATTSTMEQLISDVSHFHHTPFYCEENVYLLCKKLCTDGIANAEGSDIFVVFISNEKKQIPLWNQKASHRADGVILWDYHVICIQINQGGGPPQVWDLDSSLPFPSPLPSYISETIRPSFKLFSDFNRLFRVVHAPIFLRCFASDRRHMKDSDGNWMQEPPQHEPIVAEDGTVHNLNEYMNISAANATTDFTSIKHELYTQKHGVVIKENQLEELFSQIALQ, from the exons ATGGTGTTGGATTGGAAGGGTGCTGATCAAGGAGCAACAACATCAACTATGGAGCAACTAATTTCGGATGTTTCTCACTTCCACCATACCCCTTTTTATTG TGAGGAGAATGTATATTTGCTTTGCAAGAAGTTGTGCACTGATGGGATAGCCAATGCTGAAGGATctgatatttttgttgttttcattTCCAATGAAAAGAAGCAG ATCCCACTCTGGAATCAGAAGGCTAGCCACAGAGCAGATGGCGTTATTCTCTGGGATTATCATGTAATTTGCATTCAG ATAAATCAAGGAGGTGGCCCTCCTCAAGTTTGGGATTTAGATTCAAGTCTTCCTTTTCCTTCCCCTCTACCTTCATATATATCTGAAACAATTCGGCCATCTTTCAAGCTATTTTCTGATTTTAATAG GTTATTTCGTGTTGTGCATGCTCCGATATTCCTTCGATGTTTTGCATCCGACAGAAGACACATGAAAGATTCTGATGGAAACTGGATGCAAGAACCTCCTCAGCATGAACCCATTGTTGCTGAAG ACGGAACAGTGCATAATCTGAATGAATACATGAACATATCTGCTGCAAATGCTACTACTGATTTCACTTCGATCAAACATGAACTTTATACGCAGAAACATGGTGTCGTGATAAAGGAAAATCAGCTGGAGGAATTATTTTCCCAGATTGCTTTACAATAG
- the LOC112730188 gene encoding uncharacterized protein, whose amino-acid sequence MTLTPYKGIGDPKVHVTKFKSMMFLNSDCDPILCRSFPTFLDGAALLWFSNLPAGSITSFDEFAKMFINYFAASKIYVRDSDYLSTIKQELNESLKEYMTHFTTAAMEIPDLNSEVQLHAIKSGLRPGKFQEAIAVAQPKTLEEFRDKATGQIEIEELRETQRNERPTSRKDEDKSNRSNTKEHRKSFKLTPKFDSYTRFNTRREDIIKDILHNRLIKPPVKVGTYQDQRYVDKGKHCAFHQKFGHTTDECVAAKDLLERLARQGLLDKYISSRNQKEAYTSKPKHN is encoded by the coding sequence ATGACCCTGACTCCATACAAAGGCATTGGGGATCCGAAGGTCCACGTCACCAAGTTCAAATCCATGATGTTCCTCAATAGCGATTGCGACCCCATTTTATGCCGCTCTTTCCCCACCTTTTTGGATGGAGCCGCCCTACTATGGTTCTCTAATTTGCCTGCAGGATCCATAACTAGCTTCGACGAGTTCGCCAAGATGTTTATCAATTATTTCGCGGCATCAAAAATATATGTCAGAGATTCGGACTATCTAAGTACCATCAAGCAGGAACTGAACGAAAGCCTCAAGGAATATATGACGCATTTCACTACGGCGGCCATGGAGATTCCCGACCTAAACTCAGAAGTACAACTACACGCCATTAAAAGTGGGCTCCGACCAGGGAAGTTCCAAGAAGCCATAGCTGTGGCCCAGCCAAAGACGCTGGAAGAATTTCGAGACAAAGCTACGGGACAAATTGAAATAGAAGAACTTCGCGAGACACAAAGGAACGAAAGGCCGACCTCGCGAAAAGACGAGGACAAGTCAAACAGGTCTAACACCAAAGAACATAGAAAATCTTTTAAACTAACTCCAAAGTTTGATTCATATACCAGGTTCAACACAAGGAGGGAAGATATTATAAAGGACATACTCCACAACAGATTAATCAAGCCGCCAGTCAAGGTTGGAACGTACCAGGACCAGAGGTATGTGGACAAAGGGAAGCATTGTGCTTTCCACCAAAAGTTTGGTCACACCACAGACGAGTGTGTGGCTGCCAAGGATTTGTTGGAAAGACTGGCACGACAGGGGCTATTAGACAAGTACATCAGCTCAAGGAATCAAAAGGAAGCATATACAAGCAAACCGAAGCATAACTAG
- the LOC112730189 gene encoding uncharacterized protein, with product MMMMEGTRQNSPKPTSSATINFGATDFKLRAPNLDDPVVISVSMGPLTVKKVLLDPGSSADVLFYSTFKKMQLGDNSLQPSGGELAGFLGERVPISGYIWMRTTLGEPPNSKSLDIQFLVVDCASPYNIILARPSLNSFGAIVSTVHLCVKFSLQDNTISTVHADHREARQCYNASVLRPAKETIPRINSVYNSEHIP from the coding sequence ATGATGATGATGGAAGGAACCCGACAAAATTCCCCAAAACCAACCTCCTCAGCCACCATCAACTTCGGCGCCACTGACTTCAAATTAAGAGCGCCAAACCTAGATGACCCAGTCGTAATTTCAGTGAGCATGGGACCGTTAACCGTGAAAAAGGTGTTGCTCGACCCAGGAAGCAGCGCCGACGTCCTGTTCTATTCTACATTCAAAAAGATGCAACTGGGCGACAATTCACTACAACCATCAGGAGGGGAGCTGGCAGGTTTCTTGGGCGAAAGAGTCCCTATATCGGGCTATATCTGGATGAGAACAACATTAGGAGAGCCACCAAATTCCAAATCCCTGGATATTCAATTTCTAGTGGTCGACTGCGCCAGCCCCTACAACATCATCTTGGCGCGCCCCTCCTTGAACTCCTTCGGAGCCATCGTCTCCACTGTCCACTTGTGCGTCAAATTTTCTTTGCAGGATAACACAATATCAACAGTTCATGCTGATCACAGAGAAGCCAGGCAATGCTACAATGCGAGTGTACTGAGGCCCGCAAAAGAGACAATCCCGAGGATAAACTCGGTATATAACTCAGAACATATCCCGTGA